A DNA window from Amycolatopsis sp. DSM 110486 contains the following coding sequences:
- a CDS encoding PadR family transcriptional regulator, translating into MWIDVLLLAKLAAQPLHGYELRKQVEESSGRALSNNSLYPTLRRFAEAGAVTRVDEAHEGKPPRHVYTITDVGRELLHDLLADLPAELAGDPAEFFARLAGFGWLEPEERRRVLDAREHALAAQRERLTKLAEAQEDPWSRLVLAEVGRRAEQELSWLATVRARARKPSPEEETR; encoded by the coding sequence ATGTGGATCGACGTCCTGCTCCTCGCCAAGCTCGCCGCGCAGCCCCTGCACGGATACGAGCTGCGCAAGCAGGTCGAGGAATCCAGTGGCCGCGCGCTGTCGAACAACTCGCTCTACCCGACGCTGCGCCGCTTCGCCGAAGCCGGCGCGGTCACGCGCGTCGACGAAGCGCACGAGGGCAAGCCGCCGCGCCACGTGTACACGATCACCGATGTCGGCCGAGAGCTGCTGCACGACCTGCTCGCGGACCTGCCCGCCGAGCTCGCCGGTGACCCTGCCGAGTTCTTCGCACGGCTCGCGGGGTTCGGCTGGCTCGAACCCGAGGAACGCCGGCGCGTGCTCGACGCGCGAGAACACGCGCTCGCCGCCCAGCGCGAGCGCCTCACCAAGCTCGCCGAGGCGCAGGAGGACCCGTGGAGCCGGCTGGTGCTGGCCGAGGTCGGCCGCCGGGCCGAGCAGGAACTGAGCTGGCTCGCGACGGTGCGTGCGCGGGCCCGGAAACCGTCACCCGAGGAGGAGACCCGATGA
- a CDS encoding glycoside hydrolase family 2 protein: MAEEKPGGTAVPKTGHARRTFLLGAGAAIAASGALSAALHQPAPVEATSGFGADWLFGPFVPGCTEVDFDDRSMTLVSVPHCVTPLSWEGWHPNDWQHLWVYRQHFFVPPQLRKNRAFLRFDGVLSATTVFLNGRRVASQSGGYLPLTCEITGLLTGSDNVLAVAVDGRWQQDTPPDLPEYPNPTAIDFYQPAGIYRTVNLYGTPQAYLSDVYAQQIAVLTPNRAVVVHCTVDAAKAVKGPVRLTATLSQAGTEIATAVTDITGLRKGETNTTVTLEGLDAVKLWDVDEPEMCDVLVTLSVAGRKVHTYPVRTGLRDAQFTVDGFRLNGRPLKLFGLNRHQWYPFVGGAMPERVQRRDAEILKNELNVNMVRCSHYPQSPAFLDACDELGILVWEELPGWDHVGDTAWQELAVRDVHDMIVRDRNHPSIIVWGTRVNETLGQYTLYGKTDQLAAELDPMRPCTGAVAGQRGYVSPLYPVKENGGVFSFNDYSRPPSRNAPPPLRPPRHGVPYLVSEAVGTLVGAPYFRRTDAAAVQREQSMLHAWVHEHAAADPRYCGLIAWCGFDYPSGWYHSLRGVKYPGVVDFFRIPKLGAGFYRAQRAPSRGAVIEPAFYWDFGPGSPRGGPGRNALIWSNCDQLVVTVAGRRPVTVHPDRARFGHLKHPPFLVNLTVTGKVRPDLTIEGRVKGQTVLRRRFSADPAFDTLAVAADDGAITADGQDTTRVTLRSVDRYGAPRPHARGVLSVAVDGPGVLIGDPFLDFGALGGAAAVWIRSMRDTPGTITVTASHPFLDTGSATISAV; the protein is encoded by the coding sequence ATGGCGGAGGAAAAACCAGGGGGCACGGCTGTCCCGAAGACCGGTCACGCCCGGCGCACGTTCCTGCTCGGAGCCGGCGCGGCCATCGCGGCCTCGGGCGCGCTCTCGGCCGCGCTGCACCAGCCCGCGCCGGTCGAGGCGACGAGCGGGTTCGGCGCCGACTGGCTGTTCGGCCCGTTCGTGCCGGGCTGCACCGAAGTCGACTTCGACGACCGGTCCATGACGCTCGTGTCGGTTCCCCACTGCGTCACACCGTTGTCGTGGGAGGGCTGGCACCCGAACGACTGGCAGCACCTGTGGGTGTATCGCCAGCACTTCTTCGTGCCGCCGCAGCTGCGCAAGAACCGCGCGTTCCTGCGGTTCGACGGGGTCCTCAGCGCCACCACCGTGTTCCTCAACGGCCGCCGCGTCGCCTCGCAGAGCGGCGGCTACCTGCCGCTCACGTGCGAGATCACCGGGCTGCTCACCGGCTCCGACAACGTGCTCGCCGTGGCCGTCGACGGCCGCTGGCAGCAGGACACTCCCCCGGACCTGCCCGAGTACCCGAACCCGACGGCCATCGACTTCTACCAGCCGGCCGGGATCTACCGCACCGTCAACCTGTACGGCACCCCACAGGCCTACCTGTCCGATGTGTACGCCCAGCAGATCGCCGTGCTCACGCCCAACCGCGCGGTGGTGGTGCACTGCACGGTCGACGCGGCGAAGGCGGTGAAGGGACCCGTGCGGCTCACGGCGACGCTGAGCCAGGCCGGCACGGAGATCGCCACCGCGGTCACCGACATCACGGGGCTGCGCAAGGGCGAGACGAACACGACCGTCACGCTCGAAGGCCTCGACGCGGTGAAGCTGTGGGACGTCGACGAGCCGGAGATGTGCGACGTCCTGGTCACGCTCTCGGTGGCCGGGCGCAAGGTCCACACCTACCCCGTGCGCACCGGGCTGCGCGACGCCCAGTTCACTGTGGACGGTTTCCGCCTCAACGGCCGCCCGCTCAAGCTCTTCGGGCTCAACCGCCACCAGTGGTACCCGTTCGTCGGCGGCGCCATGCCCGAGCGCGTGCAGCGGCGCGACGCCGAGATCCTCAAGAACGAGCTCAACGTCAACATGGTGCGCTGCTCGCACTACCCGCAGTCGCCCGCGTTCCTCGACGCGTGCGACGAGCTCGGCATCCTCGTCTGGGAGGAGCTGCCGGGCTGGGACCACGTCGGCGACACCGCGTGGCAGGAGCTCGCGGTGCGCGACGTGCACGACATGATCGTGCGCGACCGCAACCACCCGTCGATCATCGTGTGGGGCACGCGCGTGAACGAGACGCTCGGCCAGTACACGCTCTACGGCAAGACCGACCAGCTCGCCGCCGAGCTCGACCCGATGCGGCCGTGCACCGGCGCGGTCGCCGGGCAGAGGGGCTACGTCTCGCCGCTGTACCCGGTGAAGGAGAACGGCGGGGTGTTCTCCTTCAACGACTACAGCCGCCCGCCCTCGCGCAACGCGCCGCCGCCACTGCGCCCGCCGCGCCACGGCGTGCCGTACCTGGTGAGCGAAGCCGTGGGCACGCTCGTGGGCGCGCCGTACTTCCGCCGCACCGACGCCGCCGCCGTGCAGCGGGAGCAGAGCATGCTGCACGCGTGGGTGCACGAACACGCCGCGGCCGACCCGCGCTACTGCGGGCTGATCGCGTGGTGCGGCTTCGACTACCCGTCCGGCTGGTACCACTCGCTGCGCGGGGTGAAGTACCCCGGCGTGGTCGACTTCTTCCGGATTCCCAAGCTGGGCGCGGGTTTCTACCGCGCGCAACGGGCCCCGTCGCGCGGCGCCGTGATCGAGCCCGCGTTCTACTGGGACTTCGGGCCCGGCTCGCCGCGGGGCGGACCCGGTCGCAACGCGCTGATCTGGTCGAACTGCGACCAGCTCGTGGTCACGGTCGCGGGCCGGCGGCCGGTCACGGTGCACCCCGACCGGGCGCGGTTCGGTCACCTGAAGCACCCGCCGTTCCTGGTGAACCTCACCGTGACCGGGAAAGTGCGCCCGGACCTGACAATCGAGGGCCGGGTGAAGGGGCAGACGGTGCTGCGCCGCAGGTTCAGCGCCGACCCGGCGTTCGACACGCTGGCCGTGGCCGCGGACGACGGCGCCATCACCGCCGACGGCCAGGACACCACGCGCGTCACCCTTCGATCGGTGGACCGCTACGGCGCACCGCGCCCGCACGCCCGAGGGGTGCTCAGCGTCGCGGTCGACGGGCCGGGAGTCCTGATCGGCGATCCGTTCCTGGACTTCGGTGCCCTTGGCGGCGCGGCGGCGGTGTGGATCCGCTCGATGCGCGACACTCCCGGGACGATCACCGTGACCGCGTCGCATCCGTTTCTGGACACGGGATCGGCCACGATCTCCGCGGTCTGA
- a CDS encoding NAD(P)H-binding protein has product MIVVTGATGNIGRPLVAALAAAGAPVTAVSRTAPAGLPEGVVHRVADLAAPESLRDVVAGADALFLFPGGPAPAELADVAKAGGVRRLVLLSSQGAATRPEAYAFFTAYERAVRSSVPAATILRPSGFTTNTLGWAPSVRASRLVEAPFGDVALPFVDPADIAAVAAAALLDDSHDGAEYEVTGPESLTPRERAAMIGTALGEPVRFAEQTPDEARARMLEFMPPPIVEATLGVLGSPLPAERRVSPDVPRVLGRPARAFAEWVADSVAAFR; this is encoded by the coding sequence ATGATCGTGGTGACAGGGGCGACGGGGAACATCGGCCGTCCGCTGGTGGCGGCGCTGGCGGCGGCGGGCGCGCCGGTGACGGCGGTGTCGCGGACGGCGCCGGCCGGGCTGCCCGAGGGAGTGGTGCATCGGGTCGCCGACCTGGCCGCGCCGGAATCGCTGCGCGACGTGGTGGCCGGGGCGGACGCGCTGTTCCTGTTCCCGGGCGGCCCGGCTCCGGCGGAGCTGGCCGACGTCGCGAAGGCCGGGGGAGTACGGCGGCTCGTGCTGCTGTCCTCGCAGGGCGCGGCCACGCGGCCGGAGGCTTACGCGTTTTTCACGGCGTACGAACGGGCTGTGCGCTCGTCGGTGCCGGCGGCGACGATCCTGCGGCCGAGCGGGTTCACCACGAACACGCTGGGGTGGGCCCCTTCGGTGCGCGCTTCGCGCCTTGTCGAAGCTCCCTTCGGCGACGTGGCGCTCCCGTTCGTCGACCCGGCGGACATCGCGGCGGTCGCCGCCGCGGCGCTGCTGGACGACTCGCACGACGGCGCCGAGTACGAGGTGACCGGTCCGGAGTCGCTGACCCCGCGTGAACGGGCGGCGATGATCGGCACCGCGCTCGGCGAGCCGGTCCGGTTCGCCGAGCAGACGCCGGACGAGGCTCGCGCGCGGATGCTGGAGTTCATGCCGCCGCCGATCGTCGAGGCGACGCTCGGGGTGCTGGGTTCCCCGTTGCCCGCCGAACGCCGGGTGAGCCCCGACGTGCCGCGGGTGCTGGGCCGCCCGGCCCGTGCGTTCGCCGAGTGGGTGGCGGACTCCGTCGCCGCGTTCCGCTGA
- a CDS encoding TetR/AcrR family transcriptional regulator, which yields MDIRTQMLEAAEKLLDASPDRDISTRAVCEAVGVGAPMLYRLFGDKNGLLSAVVDHGFDRYLATKRAAEPSADPIADLKNGWDTHIAFAQEHPAVYRLMYSPAFTEIPSAAQEALRLLREVLVRCAAIGRLRVDPDAAAQRVMSANIGVALNMVTQPGVYTDPELSRRVRDAVHDSLLTPENGTEETESSAAPLPTAALQLAALLRTEDTTLGTEETQLLLKWLDGLTRD from the coding sequence ATGGACATCCGCACCCAGATGCTGGAGGCCGCCGAGAAGCTGCTCGACGCCTCGCCCGACCGCGACATCTCCACGCGCGCCGTGTGCGAGGCGGTCGGGGTCGGCGCGCCGATGCTGTACCGCCTGTTCGGCGACAAGAACGGCCTGCTCTCGGCCGTCGTGGACCACGGGTTCGACCGCTACCTGGCCACCAAGCGCGCGGCCGAGCCGTCGGCCGACCCGATTGCCGACCTCAAGAACGGCTGGGACACCCACATCGCCTTCGCCCAGGAGCACCCGGCCGTCTACCGGCTGATGTACTCCCCGGCGTTCACCGAGATCCCCAGTGCCGCGCAGGAAGCGCTGCGGCTGCTGCGGGAGGTGCTCGTGCGCTGCGCCGCGATCGGCCGGCTGCGCGTCGACCCGGACGCCGCCGCGCAGCGCGTGATGTCGGCGAACATCGGGGTGGCGCTCAACATGGTCACCCAGCCGGGCGTCTACACCGATCCCGAGCTGTCCCGGCGCGTGCGCGACGCCGTGCACGACAGTCTGCTCACGCCCGAGAACGGCACCGAGGAGACCGAAAGCTCGGCAGCGCCGCTGCCGACCGCGGCCCTGCAGCTCGCCGCGCTCCTGCGGACCGAGGACACCACGCTCGGCACGGAGGAGACACAGCTGCTGCTGAAGTGGCTCGACGGCCTGACCCGCGACTGA
- a CDS encoding helix-turn-helix domain-containing protein, whose amino-acid sequence MEEWTQFAGRSARDGYEVFHTDCPARTVLDHVTSRWGVWVLIALRERELRFFELRRSIEGVSEKMLAQTLRTLVRDGLVWRRVEPTTPPQVTYGLTPLGRGTGDQLSTLFSWLRDHAVDILATQAGYDESGGRQSA is encoded by the coding sequence ATGGAGGAATGGACGCAGTTCGCGGGCCGGTCGGCTCGTGACGGGTATGAGGTGTTTCACACCGACTGCCCCGCGCGGACGGTGCTCGACCACGTCACCAGCCGTTGGGGCGTGTGGGTGCTGATCGCCTTGCGCGAGCGGGAACTGCGGTTCTTCGAGCTCCGCCGCAGCATCGAAGGCGTCAGCGAGAAGATGCTGGCGCAGACGCTGCGCACCCTCGTGCGCGACGGCCTCGTGTGGCGCCGGGTCGAGCCCACCACGCCGCCGCAGGTCACCTATGGCCTCACGCCGCTCGGCCGTGGCACCGGCGACCAGCTCTCGACGTTGTTCTCCTGGCTGCGCGACCACGCCGTCGACATCCTCGCCACGCAGGCCGGGTACGACGAGTCCGGCGGCCGGCAGAGCGCGTAG
- a CDS encoding helix-turn-helix transcriptional regulator, which yields MARTLTHTDPAEVTLQQALDALTDPVRRTILRELSDGPDFSRACGTFDLPVSKATASHHFAVLRSTGLLEQLDRGPRRYNRLRRSEFDARFPGLLDLVLTEP from the coding sequence ATGGCGCGAACGCTGACCCACACGGATCCGGCCGAGGTGACGTTGCAGCAGGCACTCGACGCGCTGACCGATCCGGTCCGCCGCACGATCCTGCGCGAGCTCTCGGACGGGCCGGACTTCTCGCGCGCGTGCGGCACCTTCGACCTGCCGGTGTCGAAAGCGACGGCGAGCCACCACTTCGCGGTGCTGCGGTCGACGGGACTGCTCGAACAGCTCGACCGCGGACCGCGACGCTACAACCGGCTGCGGCGCTCCGAGTTCGACGCGCGCTTCCCCGGCCTGCTGGACCTCGTGCTCACCGAGCCCTGA
- a CDS encoding cytochrome P450 yields MTTTERAPRLPFDRPNVLEIAPLYQVLRREGPIARVTTPAGDPAWLVTRFADARAVFADARFGRSHPKPEEASAVSDAAVLSGPQGDYENEEAEHARLRRLLVPAFSANRMRKLGEHIQELADRCLDELEAAHDAAGGEPVNLHDFLSFPLPVLVICELLGVPYADRDKFRDLSDRIGVLDSGGDAKRAMDEFAAYMGELADKKRAEPAQDVVSDLVAAQADDPTFTDDDLARLGAGLLFAGHETTSNRIDLGVLFLLTDTARRDALAADPEGRVHGTVEEILRMSAPGGLGLLRYAHEDVEIGGVAIQRGDAVMISTSSANRDASVFADPEEFDADRKPNSHIAFGYGGFFCIGASLARTELRVVFSTLFRRVPNLRLAVDVDDLDVRSNRLTGGVSSVPVTW; encoded by the coding sequence ATGACCACCACCGAGCGTGCGCCGCGGCTGCCGTTCGACCGGCCCAACGTGCTCGAGATCGCGCCCCTGTACCAGGTTCTGCGCCGCGAAGGCCCGATTGCGCGCGTGACCACGCCGGCCGGCGACCCTGCCTGGCTCGTGACGCGGTTCGCCGACGCCCGCGCGGTGTTCGCCGACGCGCGCTTCGGCCGCTCGCACCCGAAGCCGGAGGAGGCCTCGGCGGTGTCGGACGCCGCGGTGCTGAGCGGCCCGCAGGGCGACTACGAGAACGAAGAGGCCGAGCACGCGCGGCTGCGGCGCCTGCTGGTGCCGGCGTTCTCGGCCAACCGGATGCGCAAGCTCGGCGAGCACATCCAGGAGCTCGCCGACCGGTGCCTCGACGAGCTCGAAGCCGCGCACGACGCCGCGGGCGGCGAACCCGTGAACCTGCACGACTTCCTGTCGTTCCCCTTGCCGGTGCTGGTGATCTGCGAGCTGCTCGGTGTGCCGTACGCCGACCGCGACAAGTTCCGCGACCTGTCCGACCGTATCGGCGTGCTCGACAGCGGCGGCGACGCGAAGCGCGCGATGGACGAGTTCGCCGCCTACATGGGCGAGCTGGCCGACAAGAAGCGCGCGGAGCCGGCGCAGGACGTCGTGTCCGACCTCGTCGCCGCGCAGGCCGACGACCCGACGTTCACCGACGACGACCTCGCCCGGCTGGGTGCGGGATTGCTCTTCGCCGGCCACGAGACCACGTCGAACCGCATCGACCTCGGCGTGCTGTTCCTGCTCACCGACACCGCGCGCCGCGACGCGCTGGCCGCCGACCCCGAGGGCCGCGTGCACGGCACCGTCGAGGAGATCCTGCGGATGTCCGCGCCGGGTGGCCTGGGCTTGCTGCGCTACGCCCACGAGGACGTGGAGATCGGCGGTGTCGCCATCCAGCGCGGTGACGCCGTGATGATCTCGACCTCCTCGGCCAACCGCGACGCGAGCGTGTTCGCCGACCCCGAGGAGTTCGACGCCGACCGCAAACCCAACTCCCACATCGCTTTCGGCTACGGCGGGTTCTTCTGCATCGGCGCGAGCCTGGCGCGCACCGAGCTGCGCGTGGTGTTCAGCACGCTGTTCCGCCGCGTCCCGAACCTGCGCCTGGCCGTGGACGTCGACGACCTCGACGTGCGCTCCAACCGCCTCACGGGCGGGGTTTCGAGCGTGCCGGTCACCTGGTGA